A genomic window from Glycine max cultivar Williams 82 chromosome 17, Glycine_max_v4.0, whole genome shotgun sequence includes:
- the LOC100778060 gene encoding heat stress transcription factor A-2 has translation MGGEEVARVKAELFDDNESDRNDDDVLSESKDSGVTTAHAVKEEMDDGAANWSSSSSTSPKPMEGLHEVGPPPFLKKTFEMVEDPHTNPIVSWSQTRHSFVVWDSHEFSKTLLPKYFKHSNFSSFVRQLNTYGFRKVDSDRWEFANEGFQGGKKHLLKNIRRRSKCNKLHQGAFNMMKPDVDSEVEKLKKDQNILKVEILKLRQQQENSHVQLTNVQERIRCAEMKQFQMMYFLTRMARRPAFVEQLVHKIRRKREIDGNDMVKRPRLMGNPCHVPFPKTMETTPNFDYRHQQGHKQFATLQSELNVTEVNSSRMEHPTPSPLEDELGNSLQGLRAHGCSRARAQDASSSAYHVMSEKLMRENSIVDEELDVNDSNIYLELEDLITKPTDWSVGSASGLVEQTS, from the exons ATGGGGGGAGAAGAAGTAGCAAGAGTCAAAGCAGAGTTGTTCGACGACAACGAAAGCGATCGCAACGACGACGACGTTTTGAGCGAGAGCAAGGACTCGGGAGTGACGACGGCTCACGCAGTGAAAGAAGAGATGGATGACGGCGCCGCTAACTGGTCTTCGTCGTCGTCGACTTCGCCCAAACCGATGGAAGGGTTGCACGAGGTGGGCCCCCCTCCGTTCCTGAAGAAGACGTTTGAAATGGTGGAGGACCCTCACACCAACCCCATTGTGTCGTGGAGCCAAACTCGCCATAGTTTCGTCGTTTGGGACTCGCACGAGTTCTCCAAAACCCTTCTCCCAAAGTACTTCAAGCACAGTAATTTCTCAAGCTTCGTTCGCCAGCTCAACACCTAT GGCTTTAGGAAGGTTGATTCGGACCGTTGGGAGTTTGCGAATGAAGGATTCCAAGGAGGGAAGAAGCATTTGCTGAAGAACATAAGGAGGAGGAGTAAGTGCAACAAACTGCATCAGGGAGCATTCAATATGATGAAGCCAGACGTGGATTCTGAAGTGGAGAAGCTGAAGAAAGACCAGAACATTTTGAAGGTGGAGATTCTGAAGCTGAGGCAGCAGCAGGAAAATTCTCATGTTCAGCTCACAAATGTTCAGGAGAGAATTCGGTGTGCAGAGATGAAGCAGTTTCAGATGATGTATTTCCTCACCAGAATGGCTAGAAGGCCTGCGTTTGTTGAGCAGTTAGTCCATAAGATTAGGCGAAAAAGAGAGATTGATGGTAATGACATGGTTAAGAGGCCTAGATTGATGGGAAATCCGTGCCATGTACCCTTCCCTAAGACAATGGAAACAACACCTAATTTTGATTATAGACACCAACAAGGTCATAAACAATTTGCAACATTGCAATCTGAGCTCAATGTGACAGAAGTGAACTCCAGTAGGATGGAGCACCCAACTCCCTCTCCTTTAGAAGATGAATTAGGCAACTCTTTGCAAGGGTTAAGGGCTCATGGTTGTTCTAGAGCAAGGGCACAAGATGCATCTTCTTCTGCCTATCATGTTATGTCAGAAAAACTAATGAGAGAAAATTCTATAGTTGATGAAGAACTAGATGTGAATGACTCCAATATCTATCTTGAATTAGAGGATTTGATTACTAAGCCTACAGATTGGTCTGTTGGATCTGCAAGTGGATTGGTGGAACAAACTAGTTGA
- the LOC100818687 gene encoding nucleosome assembly protein 1-2: MSNDKDTFNVADLTSALNEDNRADLVNALKSKIQSLAGQHSDILESLSPNVRKRVEVLREIQGQHDELEAKFFEERAALEAKYQKLYQPLYTKRYEIVNGTTEVEEGAVKETAPDNEEDQEKGVPAFWLTAMKNNEVLAEEISERDEGALKYLKDIKWSRIENPKGFKLDFFFDTNPYFTNSVLTKTYHMIDEDEPILEKAIGTEIQWHPGKCLTQKILKKKPKKGSKNAKPITKTENCESFFNFFNPPQVPEDDEDIDEDVAEELQNQMEQDYDIGSTIRDKIIPHAVSWFTGEAIQGDEFGDLEDDEDDEDIEEDDDEDEEDDDDDDDDDDDEEESKTKKKSSAPKKSGRAQLGDGQQGERPPECKQQ, translated from the exons ATGAGCAACGACAAGGACACATTCAACGTCGCCGATCTCACTTCTG CTCTCAACGAGGACAATAGAGCAGACCTTGTCAATGCTCTTAAG AGCAAGATACAGAGTTTGGCTGGACAACACTCGGATATTCTAGAGTCTCTGTCGCCCAATGTCCGAAAGCGTGTTGAGGTTCTTAGAGAGATCCAG GGCCAACATGATGAATTAGAGGCTAAATTTTTTGAAGAGAGAGCAGCTCTCGAGGCCAAATACCAAAAATTGTATCAACCACTTTACACAAAG CGGTACGAAATAGTAAATGGTACTACGGAAGTTGAAGAAGGGGCAGTGAAAGAAACAGCACCTGATAATGAAGAGGATCAag AGAAAGGAGTGCCTGCATTTTGGCTTACTGCTATGAAAAACAATGAAGTGTTGGCTGAGGAG ATTTCAGAGCGTGACGAAGGTGCTCTTAAGTATCTCAAAGATATCAAGTGGAGCAGGATAGAAAACCCTAAAGGATTCAAGCTTGACTTTTTCTTTGATACCAACCCTTATTTTACCAATTCTGTCttgacaaaaacatatcatatgATTGATGAGGATGAACCAATATTGGAGAAAGCAATTGG gACTGAAATTCAATGGCACCCAGGAAAATGTCTGACACAGAAGATTCTTAAGAAAAAACCTAAGAAGGGTTCGAAGAATGCTAAACCAATTACCAAAACTGAAAATTGTGAAAGCTTCTTCAATTTCTTCAACCCCCCGCAAGTTCCTGAAGATGATGAAGACATCGATGAAGATGTG gcTGAGGAACTTCAGAATCAGATGGAACAAGACTATGACATAGG GTCCACAATAAGAGACAAGATTATTCCCCATGCTGTATCATGGTTTACTGGGGAGGCCATTCAGGGGGACGAGTTTGGAGATCTGGAGGACGATGAGGATGATGAAGATATTGAAGAGGAcgatgatgaagatgaagaggacgatgacgatgatgatgatgacgatgatgatgaGGAAGAGAGCAAGACCAAAAAGAAG TCATCAGCACCTAAG AAGAGTGGAAGAGCACAACTTGGTGATGGCCAGCAGGGTGAGCGACCTCCAGAGTGCAAGCAGCAGTAG